The following nucleotide sequence is from Atribacterota bacterium.
TCCTGGCTCCCGGTCGAGAAGCGGAGATGGCATCAGCAGCTTGGACCAGGACGGCTTCAATGGTCGCTGGTTCTACATCACCATGATGCGCCTCAATGGCATGGACAATTTCCCATTTTTCGCCGTACTTGCCAACCAGCTTCGCTCCAATTTCCGCATGAGGTCCTTCAACCTCGTGATCCAAAGCTTTACCAATATCGTGCAGTAACCCCGCTCTTTTGGCAACAGTCGCATTTAGCCCCAACTCCCAGGCCATTAATCCAGCAAAATGGGCTACCTCCTTCGAATGTTGCAATACGTTTTGTCCATAACTGGTACGGAAGTACAGCTTTCCCAGTAAATGTACCAGTTCAGAGTTAATCCCCTTAATTCCAGTATCAAAGAGGGCTTGCTCTCCCTCTTGAAGGATTTTCTCTTCCACCTGGGCTTTGGCTTTCTCAATCAATTCCTCAATCCGAGCCGGATGAATACGACCATCAACAATAAGCTTCTCCAGAGCAATGCGTGCAATTTCTCGCCGGATCGGGTCAAAACATGAGATGATGACCGCCTCAGGAGTATCATCAATGATCAAATCTACTCCAGTAATCATTTCGAAGGTTCTAATGTTCCGTCCTTCTCTTCCGATGATTCTTCCTTTCATTTCGTCATTTGGCAAACCAATCACCGAAACAGTATTTTCTACTGTAAAATCCGCAGCATAACGCTGAATACTCTGCACCACAATCTCCCGTGCCACTTTTTCCGATTCTTTTTTGGCTCGTTCTTCGGCTTCTTTAATCTTCAAGCCCACTTCGTACTCCAGAGTTTTCTCAATCCTTTGCAAGAGCTCTTCCCGAGCTTCTTCCAGAGAAAGACCAGCAATCCTTGACAGCTCCTGTATTTCTCGAGCTTTCATGGTTTCAACTTCCTTACGGACTCTTTCTACTTCCTCCTGAGTACGACGTAGAGCGTTTTCGGAACGTTCCAGCTGATCCAATCTCCGTTCCAGCATTTCTTCTCTGCGCAATAAGCGAGACTCAAGATTTTGCAACTCTTTTCGTTTATGCTGAATTTCTTCTTCAAGGTTTTGTTTCTCTCTCAGAATCTCTTCTTTTGCTACCAGGAGCGCTTCTTTTTTTAGATTCTCTGCCTGTCGACATGCTTCTTCAACAATCTCCCGCGCCTTATCTTGCGCATCCTCTTTTTTTTGCCGATTCTGTAGCGTGATCCATACTACACCTACCCCAAACCCTACCGCAACTCCTAACAGGATATATATAAACTCCATGTCTGGATTCACCCCTTATTCACTTTTCAATGTTCACTCTTACTACAAAGCTAAAGAATATTCTAATCGTACCCCCAACCCAAGTCAAGAATACGAAGAGCCTTCTAACCGGCTCCAAGCCCTTTCAATGGCCTCCCAGGTAAAGCCTTTTCGCAATAACTTTCTCTTGATTTTCACCTCGTCCTCTCCACGCTCTTTACCCGCCTGGAGTAATCGCAGAGCATCCTCGATTTCCGCCTCAAGAGGATAAAAATCTTCCCGCAGGGAGTGCAAATACGGCCACCCCACACCCTTCCGTTGCAACTCATCAGCGATGGCTAAATATCCTTTGGGCCGGCTCCTTCGACCTTCCAGATACACCTTCACGTATTCTGCGTCGTTGAGATAACCCTTCTCTTGAAGAAATGCAATCGCCTCTTCTATCTCCCTCTCCTCAAAACCATCCTGACGTAACTTTGTGGAAAGTTCCTGCACCGTATACATCTTTCTATTGAGATATCGCCAGCATTTTTGGAGTATTTTGTCCATCTCAACCCAGAGCAACCTTGGGGTCAATATTCAGCTTTTCCAGAGCCGCAAATACCATTTTTTCACTCACTTCAGGGTTTTCTTTCAAAAATTGCCGCA
It contains:
- the rny gene encoding ribonuclease Y, with the protein product MEFIYILLGVAVGFGVGVVWITLQNRQKKEDAQDKAREIVEEACRQAENLKKEALLVAKEEILREKQNLEEEIQHKRKELQNLESRLLRREEMLERRLDQLERSENALRRTQEEVERVRKEVETMKAREIQELSRIAGLSLEEAREELLQRIEKTLEYEVGLKIKEAEERAKKESEKVAREIVVQSIQRYAADFTVENTVSVIGLPNDEMKGRIIGREGRNIRTFEMITGVDLIIDDTPEAVIISCFDPIRREIARIALEKLIVDGRIHPARIEELIEKAKAQVEEKILQEGEQALFDTGIKGINSELVHLLGKLYFRTSYGQNVLQHSKEVAHFAGLMAWELGLNATVAKRAGLLHDIGKALDHEVEGPHAEIGAKLVGKYGEKWEIVHAIEAHHGDVEPATIEAVLVQAADAISASRPGARRESLEAYIKRLERLEKIADSFDGVEKSYAIQAGREVRIIVKPDKIDDAGAAKLAREISKRIEDELEYPGQIKVTVVRETRAVGYAK
- a CDS encoding RecX family transcriptional regulator is translated as MDKILQKCWRYLNRKMYTVQELSTKLRQDGFEEREIEEAIAFLQEKGYLNDAEYVKVYLEGRRSRPKGYLAIADELQRKGVGWPYLHSLREDFYPLEAEIEDALRLLQAGKERGEDEVKIKRKLLRKGFTWEAIERAWSRLEGSSYS